In Mangifera indica cultivar Alphonso chromosome 1, CATAS_Mindica_2.1, whole genome shotgun sequence, a single genomic region encodes these proteins:
- the LOC123214073 gene encoding metallothiol transferase FosB-like, whose product MMMEIEEVSSYEALPLLSLNHVSLLCRSVWDSVRFYEDVLGFVLIKRPSSFKFNGAWLYNYGIGIHLIENPSIEDFDAINEPRPINPKDNHMSFQCTDVGLVKRRLEEMGMRYVTAVVEDDGVKVDQVFFHDPDGYMVELCNCENIPILPLSSCSFKPRMGSFKGEAPSKCGFMENVMMESLSMDMMNFSF is encoded by the exons atGATGATGGAAATAGAGGAAGTAAGCAGCTATGAAGCACTGCCCCTTCTCTCACTGAACCATGTGTCTCTCTTGTGCAGATCAGTGTGGGATTCTGTGCGGTTCTATGAAGATGTCTTGGGCTTTGTTCTCATCAAACGCCCCTCTTCTTTCAAATTCAATGGAGCTTG GCTGTACAATTATGGTATTGGCATACACTTGATCGAGAACCCATCAATTGAGGACTTCGACGCCATTAATGAACCAAGACCAATTAATCCCAAGGATAACCACATGTCCTTCCAA TGCACGGATGTTGGGCTGGTTAAGAGGAGACTGGAAGAAATGGGAATGAGATATGTGACAGCGGTGGTTGAAGATGATGGAGTGAAGGTTGATCAAGTGTTTTTCCATGACCCAGATGGGTACATGGTGGAGTTATGCAACTGTGAGAACATTCCAATTCTGCCGTTGTCTTCCTGCTCATTCAAGCCCAGAATGGGAAGTTTCAAGGGGGAAGCACCAAGCAAGTGTGGATTTATGGAGAATGTGATGATGGAGAGCCTTAGCATGGACATGATGAACTTCTCGTTTTGA